One Gemmatimonadaceae bacterium DNA window includes the following coding sequences:
- a CDS encoding beta-propeller fold lactonase family protein → MRPHVSALLLLVAAACSERTISGPSSPSVNFDRVAGPNEHDDDIVGGVFTQTDDATSNSVVAFARHPDGTLSYVANYPTDGKGLGGANVVDPLQSQYAVALTPDHRYLFAVNAGSNTIAAFGVSKNGLRSIGTVSSNGTGTVSLAATNHVVYALNKYSNTVTGFRIDGGHLVAEPSLSRSLSAGAGGAAAIRFDRDQHLLAVTERTSNTIDVFEVRDGRLSQHPVSTASAGVTPFGFDWTPRQQLIASEAGSGSASSYLAARSGALSAVTSRISTNQAAPCWLITTHDGRFAYVANAGSGSVTGFAVAANGALAILSPSGVTGDLGAGSTPLDLDVSQDSRFLYVLKAGANAIGAFAVAHDGALTNLPDGVGGLPTKSGQMGIAAY, encoded by the coding sequence ATGCGTCCTCATGTGTCAGCACTGTTGCTCCTCGTCGCCGCCGCGTGTAGTGAGCGTACGATCTCGGGACCGAGCTCACCGAGCGTCAATTTCGATCGTGTCGCCGGGCCTAACGAGCATGATGACGACATCGTTGGGGGTGTATTCACGCAGACCGATGACGCGACGAGCAACAGCGTCGTCGCCTTCGCTCGTCACCCCGACGGCACGCTCAGTTACGTCGCGAACTACCCCACCGATGGCAAGGGACTTGGCGGTGCCAACGTCGTCGACCCCCTCCAGTCGCAGTACGCGGTCGCGCTCACGCCCGACCATCGATACCTGTTCGCGGTGAACGCGGGCAGCAACACCATTGCCGCTTTCGGCGTGAGCAAGAACGGCCTGCGCAGCATCGGCACCGTCTCGTCGAATGGCACGGGTACGGTTAGCCTCGCGGCGACGAATCATGTTGTGTATGCGCTGAACAAGTACAGCAATACCGTCACCGGCTTTCGCATCGACGGCGGGCATCTCGTCGCCGAACCGAGCCTGAGCCGCTCCTTGAGCGCCGGCGCGGGTGGCGCCGCCGCCATTCGGTTCGATCGCGATCAGCATTTGCTCGCGGTCACCGAGCGCACGTCCAACACGATCGACGTGTTCGAGGTTCGCGACGGCCGGCTCTCGCAGCATCCGGTCTCGACGGCATCGGCCGGTGTGACCCCATTCGGCTTCGACTGGACGCCGCGCCAGCAGCTGATCGCGTCGGAAGCGGGCAGCGGATCCGCATCATCGTACCTCGCCGCTCGGAGTGGTGCGCTGTCCGCGGTGACGTCGCGGATCTCGACCAACCAGGCCGCACCGTGCTGGCTGATCACCACGCACGATGGCCGTTTCGCCTACGTGGCGAATGCAGGTAGCGGGAGCGTGACGGGCTTCGCCGTCGCCGCGAACGGCGCGCTCGCAATACTCTCCCCGTCCGGCGTTACGGGCGACCTCGGCGCGGGCAGTACGCCCCTCGATCTCGACGTCAGCCAGGACAGCAGGTTTCTCTACGTCCTGAAGGCGGGCGCGAACGCGATCGGTG
- a CDS encoding zf-HC2 domain-containing protein yields the protein MSPLDRYSCEEVFRRIDDFLDRELRPSEVARVRAHLETCGACASEFAFEETILLAVRAKLQRVDVPSELRHRIALRLAAARASPTTDC from the coding sequence GTGTCACCACTCGACCGCTACTCGTGCGAAGAAGTCTTTCGCCGCATCGACGACTTCCTCGACCGCGAGCTGCGACCGAGCGAGGTGGCGCGCGTTCGCGCGCATCTCGAGACCTGCGGCGCTTGCGCGAGCGAGTTCGCGTTCGAGGAGACCATACTTCTCGCCGTCAGAGCGAAATTGCAGCGCGTCGACGTGCCGAGCGAGCTGCGTCATCGCATCGCGCTGCGCCTCGCCGCAGCACGAGCGTCACCGACCACCGATTGCTGA
- a CDS encoding DUF2723 domain-containing protein: MATSSVAQRPSRAENRAPANDLDYRPSYIAAAVVAIVVLLLYLVTLAPSTAMWDTSEYIAAAYTLGLPHPPGNPLFVLLGRVFTIIPLFGPSVASRINFLAALCSAVSAGMWFLVTERVLVGWFPQRWQRITGGTLAALIGATAFTVWNQSVVNEKVYTVSLVGIAIISWLMIRWSDDPDGRKADRILVLVAYLLGLGYANHMGGMLAAPAAALAVLVRRPRTLTRWRVMLACGGALVFGITPFAIQPIRAAWNPPLNEGEPTACRDGLHFSCTFSKGTYDAFMYNFNRGQYGKPDLSDRQAPFTAQVDMWWFYFKWQWFRDPQLKAQVLQGVFGGLFLVLGLFGGWVHFQRDRRSFWYFGTYMLTVTLVLIIYLNFKYGSSQSPELGDSVQREVRDRDYFFLWSFSAWGVWAALGLMYIWENLAALFGTEQTRLGRESVFLPNRQSLLLTTPILLIAGIPLVMNIHTAPRRGQTYTRDFAHDLLDSVEPYGVLVTVGDNDTFPLWYAQEVEGIRKDVVVANTSLLNTDWYTRQLIRRPIFTYDAAKGPAAYRNTTWQKPAAAPLKMTLDEADSVPPYWQIDKPMIFKAGCHPEPNATCDINAVIPPHLLQRADLFVLRMIQDSYPSRPIYFSRTSGGYARELGLGDHVLTQALAAKVFVPPKASTRDTMNVAGDGWMDVKRTAELWNNDFVGPKSVIRTGDWIDQPSVGIPYLYVATGLELSEALASRGDKTQANQVWNTAKQVATAVHLERLVGDTPPGGAVDQSPLVPSESEGIQLPIKPPPAQKTQEQTKPKAAKK; the protein is encoded by the coding sequence ATGGCAACCTCTTCTGTCGCCCAACGTCCGTCCCGCGCGGAAAATCGCGCGCCGGCTAATGATCTCGATTATCGCCCGTCGTACATCGCGGCGGCTGTCGTAGCGATCGTTGTACTCCTGCTCTACCTCGTGACCCTCGCGCCCTCGACGGCGATGTGGGACACGAGCGAGTACATTGCGGCCGCGTATACGCTCGGACTGCCCCACCCGCCCGGTAACCCGCTCTTCGTGCTTCTCGGGCGCGTGTTCACGATCATTCCCCTTTTCGGGCCGAGCGTCGCGTCGCGGATCAATTTCCTTGCCGCGCTCTGCAGTGCGGTGTCGGCTGGGATGTGGTTCCTCGTCACCGAGCGCGTGCTCGTGGGGTGGTTTCCGCAGCGCTGGCAGCGCATCACCGGTGGCACCCTCGCGGCGCTCATTGGCGCGACGGCTTTCACCGTGTGGAATCAGTCCGTCGTCAACGAGAAGGTCTACACGGTTTCGCTCGTCGGCATCGCGATCATTTCGTGGTTGATGATTCGCTGGTCCGACGATCCCGATGGTCGCAAGGCAGATCGGATTCTCGTGCTCGTCGCGTATCTGCTCGGCCTCGGCTACGCGAACCACATGGGCGGCATGCTCGCCGCGCCAGCAGCGGCGCTTGCCGTCCTCGTGCGTCGGCCGCGCACGCTAACGCGTTGGCGAGTTATGCTCGCCTGTGGGGGGGCGCTCGTTTTCGGCATCACGCCATTCGCGATCCAGCCGATTCGCGCCGCCTGGAATCCGCCGCTCAACGAAGGCGAACCGACCGCGTGTCGCGACGGCCTCCACTTCTCGTGCACGTTCTCGAAGGGCACGTACGACGCGTTCATGTACAACTTCAATCGCGGACAGTACGGCAAGCCCGACCTCAGCGACCGCCAAGCGCCGTTCACGGCGCAGGTCGATATGTGGTGGTTCTACTTCAAGTGGCAATGGTTCCGCGATCCACAACTGAAGGCGCAGGTGCTCCAGGGTGTCTTCGGCGGACTATTCCTCGTTCTCGGTCTCTTTGGCGGTTGGGTGCATTTCCAGCGTGACCGGCGGAGCTTCTGGTACTTCGGTACCTATATGCTCACCGTCACCCTGGTGCTCATTATCTACCTGAACTTCAAGTACGGATCCTCGCAGTCTCCCGAGCTGGGCGACAGCGTGCAACGCGAGGTTCGCGACCGGGACTATTTCTTCCTCTGGAGCTTCTCGGCGTGGGGGGTCTGGGCCGCGTTAGGCTTGATGTACATCTGGGAGAATCTCGCTGCGCTCTTCGGCACTGAGCAAACGCGTTTGGGCCGCGAGTCGGTCTTCCTGCCGAACCGTCAGAGTTTGCTCCTCACGACGCCAATCCTGCTCATCGCGGGAATCCCGCTGGTGATGAACATCCACACGGCGCCGCGGCGCGGACAGACGTACACCAGGGACTTCGCCCACGATCTCCTCGACTCCGTCGAGCCGTACGGCGTGCTCGTCACCGTCGGCGACAACGATACGTTTCCTCTCTGGTACGCGCAGGAAGTCGAGGGCATTAGAAAAGACGTCGTTGTCGCAAATACGTCTCTTCTCAACACCGACTGGTACACGCGACAGCTCATCCGGCGGCCGATCTTCACCTACGACGCAGCGAAGGGACCGGCGGCCTATCGCAACACGACGTGGCAGAAGCCGGCGGCCGCACCTCTCAAGATGACGCTCGACGAGGCCGACTCCGTCCCACCGTATTGGCAGATCGATAAGCCGATGATCTTCAAGGCCGGATGTCACCCCGAGCCTAACGCGACGTGTGACATCAACGCTGTGATCCCACCGCATCTGCTGCAGCGCGCGGATCTCTTCGTGTTGCGCATGATTCAGGACTCGTACCCTTCACGTCCGATATACTTCAGCCGTACCTCCGGTGGCTATGCGCGTGAGCTCGGCCTCGGCGACCACGTGCTGACCCAGGCGCTCGCGGCGAAGGTCTTCGTTCCGCCAAAGGCATCGACTCGCGACACGATGAACGTCGCGGGAGACGGCTGGATGGATGTGAAGCGCACGGCGGAGTTGTGGAACAACGATTTCGTCGGCCCGAAGTCGGTCATCCGAACGGGCGACTGGATCGACCAGCCATCTGTCGGTATTCCATACCTCTACGTCGCGACAGGGCTCGAGCTCTCGGAAGCCCTGGCGTCGCGCGGCGACAAGACGCAGGCGAACCAGGTGTGGAACACGGCCAAGCAGGTCGCGACGGCCGTGCACCTCGAGCGGCTGGTTGGCGACACGCCGCCAGGTGGAGCGGTCGACCAGTCGCCACTCGTGCCTAGCGAGTCAGAGGGCATCCAGCTCCCGATAAAGCCGCCGCCGGCGCAGAAGACGCAGGAGCAGACGAAGCCCAAGGCCGCGAAGAAATAG
- the purH gene encoding bifunctional phosphoribosylaminoimidazolecarboxamide formyltransferase/IMP cyclohydrolase, with protein MRALISVSDKTGVVDFARGIVELGWEIVSTGGTARALRDAGLAPRDVSDITGVREMLDGRVKTLHPAVHGGLLARRDNPEHMKTLEAEKISPIDLVAVNLYPFRATAARSGVSPEEVIEQIDIGGPSMLRSAAKNFDAVLVVVEPRDYPRVLAALKVEDDDWDLRRLLAEKAFAHTAGYDAAIAAWFAQQRQEKFPETVTLSVARQQKLRYGENPDQAAAFYVDFPAAGLSSLVQRGGKELSFNNLLDLEGALLTVDPYAAETACAIIKHTTPCGLAVGASALDAYRKALACDPVSAFGSVIAFTVPVDEATADAVSSLFVECIVAPSFSEEAVEILGRKKNLRVLEGRASWPTHALDYKRVRGGVLVQERPHTVIDDEGWKLATTREPTADERRDLLFVWRAVAAVKSNAIVLARDGATIGIGAGQMSRVDAAFLAVHKAQQQGLDTKGAVLGSDAYFPFRDGVDQAAEAGVTAIVQPGGSVRDGEVIAAANERGIAMVLTGKRQFRH; from the coding sequence ATGCGCGCGCTCATCTCCGTCTCCGACAAAACCGGCGTCGTCGACTTCGCACGCGGCATTGTGGAGCTCGGATGGGAGATCGTATCGACCGGCGGCACCGCGCGCGCGTTGCGTGACGCCGGCCTCGCGCCGCGCGACGTCAGTGACATCACCGGCGTACGCGAGATGCTCGATGGGCGCGTAAAGACGCTGCATCCCGCGGTGCACGGGGGCTTGCTCGCGCGACGCGATAACCCCGAGCACATGAAGACGCTCGAGGCCGAAAAGATCTCGCCAATCGATCTCGTCGCTGTGAATCTGTACCCCTTCCGCGCCACGGCCGCGCGCAGCGGCGTGAGTCCGGAGGAAGTGATCGAGCAGATCGACATCGGCGGCCCGAGCATGTTGCGATCCGCCGCGAAGAATTTCGACGCAGTGCTGGTCGTCGTCGAGCCGCGCGACTACCCGCGCGTGCTCGCGGCATTGAAGGTCGAAGACGACGATTGGGATCTCCGCCGTTTGCTCGCCGAGAAAGCATTTGCTCATACCGCGGGGTACGACGCGGCAATCGCGGCGTGGTTCGCCCAGCAGCGACAGGAAAAGTTTCCTGAAACCGTGACGCTCTCGGTCGCTCGACAGCAGAAGCTGCGTTACGGAGAGAATCCGGATCAGGCCGCGGCGTTCTACGTCGACTTTCCCGCAGCCGGGCTGTCGTCACTCGTGCAGCGCGGTGGAAAGGAGTTGTCGTTCAACAATCTCCTCGATCTGGAGGGTGCGTTGCTGACCGTCGATCCGTACGCGGCCGAGACCGCGTGCGCGATCATCAAGCATACGACACCGTGCGGTCTCGCCGTCGGAGCGAGTGCGTTGGACGCGTATCGAAAAGCGCTGGCGTGCGATCCGGTCTCCGCGTTCGGATCCGTGATCGCGTTCACCGTGCCCGTCGACGAAGCGACGGCCGATGCCGTCTCGAGCTTGTTCGTCGAGTGCATCGTCGCGCCGTCGTTCAGCGAGGAGGCCGTCGAGATTCTCGGCCGCAAGAAGAACCTGCGCGTGCTCGAGGGTCGCGCGTCGTGGCCCACGCACGCGCTGGACTACAAGCGCGTACGCGGCGGCGTGCTGGTGCAGGAGCGTCCCCATACCGTGATCGACGACGAAGGGTGGAAGCTTGCGACGACGCGTGAGCCGACGGCCGACGAGCGCCGCGATCTTCTTTTCGTCTGGCGCGCGGTGGCGGCCGTGAAATCGAACGCGATTGTGCTCGCGCGCGACGGCGCAACGATCGGCATCGGCGCCGGACAGATGTCGCGCGTCGACGCCGCCTTTCTCGCGGTACACAAGGCTCAGCAGCAAGGACTGGACACGAAGGGCGCGGTCCTGGGCTCCGACGCGTATTTCCCCTTCCGCGACGGCGTCGATCAAGCTGCCGAAGCCGGTGTGACCGCGATCGTCCAGCCCGGCGGATCCGTCCGTGATGGCGAGGTGATTGCCGCAGCGAACGAGAGGGGGATCGCGATGGTGCTGACGGGTAAGAGACAATTCCGCCATTGA
- a CDS encoding M20/M25/M40 family metallo-hydrolase, translating to MPKPSIARLPADGCALLFAAALTTTLAAPSHAQDKLTYAHALTTWIAVPATPGNEDQATGRIQSATRGFARDALGNLVRRVGSGKPRRVLACGIDEVGYAVSEITDEGYLRVHPAGNGRRGALWDQFHEGQRVYVVGHAGDVERYIPGVVGVRSTHLWRRRSAEDTPAGVEDLWIDIGARSRADVAHLGIQILDAVHREWPSWTFADHVAGPGAANRASCAAIVAASQAAAPKSGETIFVVSTQSRFNFTGLSAVLARLGQIDTLIVLDEALARAGTMLAGPRASPWSAMPRVQVTTSLAAVPQTRWTGTLVESISEEDLRDLFTTVARLAGIPGTPPPIMLARVWAPPPPSVLHDSLSRYADLLGRLADVYGVAGHEAAMRDAVKEALPAWARDSVVTDSAGNLYLAMGPDRDTTVFVAHMDEVGFEVSHIAKDGTVSLRTRGGFFESLWEGQTALLHRNDDKIPARDARSCGAAREGPLRGVFVPRDSAPHKQPTQLTAWFGLDSAALVKAGVTIGDAVTSYKCSARLATTRFTARSIDDRAGDTAMLIALESIERAKLDHKVIFAWSVREESGLEGARGLAAEFGPSVSRVYAIDTFVSSDSPLESSRFADAKLGEGAVARALDNSSVTPPEEVDRITRLARINRIPLQVGTTNGGNDGSELAHYGALDDPLGWPSRYSHSPAELLDLRDIHSLSRIIAALAMTGGGAR from the coding sequence TTGCCGAAGCCATCGATCGCGCGCTTGCCTGCTGACGGGTGCGCTCTGCTCTTCGCGGCGGCGCTGACGACGACGCTTGCGGCGCCGTCGCATGCTCAGGACAAGCTCACGTATGCGCACGCGCTCACGACATGGATCGCGGTTCCGGCGACGCCCGGCAACGAGGACCAGGCCACGGGTCGCATTCAGTCGGCGACGCGCGGCTTCGCGCGCGATGCCCTCGGCAATCTCGTTAGGCGCGTCGGCTCGGGAAAGCCGCGCCGCGTGCTCGCTTGCGGCATCGACGAGGTCGGCTACGCCGTGAGTGAGATTACCGACGAGGGCTACCTCAGAGTGCATCCAGCCGGGAATGGGCGCCGCGGTGCATTGTGGGACCAGTTCCACGAGGGGCAACGCGTGTACGTCGTCGGCCACGCCGGCGATGTGGAGCGATACATTCCCGGCGTCGTCGGCGTCCGCAGCACACACCTCTGGCGCCGCCGGTCCGCTGAGGATACGCCGGCGGGTGTTGAGGATCTTTGGATCGACATCGGCGCGCGCTCTCGCGCCGACGTCGCGCACCTTGGCATCCAGATCCTCGATGCCGTGCATCGCGAGTGGCCGTCATGGACATTCGCGGACCACGTCGCCGGGCCCGGTGCCGCGAATCGCGCGTCATGCGCCGCCATCGTCGCCGCGAGCCAGGCGGCTGCGCCGAAGTCCGGCGAGACCATCTTCGTCGTGAGCACGCAGAGCCGATTCAACTTCACGGGATTGAGCGCCGTGCTCGCGCGGCTCGGCCAGATCGATACGCTCATCGTGCTCGACGAGGCGCTCGCGCGCGCGGGAACGATGTTGGCCGGACCGCGCGCGAGTCCCTGGAGTGCGATGCCACGCGTGCAGGTGACGACATCGCTGGCCGCCGTGCCGCAGACGCGCTGGACGGGTACCCTCGTCGAGAGCATCAGCGAGGAAGACCTCCGCGATCTCTTTACCACCGTGGCGAGGTTGGCCGGCATCCCAGGCACGCCGCCGCCGATCATGCTCGCGCGCGTCTGGGCCCCGCCACCGCCCTCGGTGCTGCACGATAGCCTCTCTCGTTATGCAGACCTGCTCGGCCGCCTCGCCGACGTCTACGGCGTGGCTGGCCACGAAGCGGCGATGCGCGACGCCGTGAAAGAAGCACTGCCGGCCTGGGCGCGCGATTCCGTCGTCACCGACAGCGCTGGCAATCTGTATCTCGCGATGGGCCCCGATCGCGACACCACCGTTTTCGTCGCGCACATGGACGAAGTCGGTTTCGAGGTCTCACATATCGCGAAGGACGGCACGGTGTCGCTGCGGACGCGCGGTGGCTTCTTCGAGTCTCTCTGGGAAGGTCAGACGGCGCTGCTGCATCGCAACGATGACAAGATCCCGGCCCGTGACGCTCGGTCATGCGGCGCCGCGCGCGAAGGACCGCTCCGTGGCGTCTTCGTTCCCCGAGACAGCGCGCCGCACAAACAGCCAACGCAGCTCACCGCCTGGTTCGGCCTCGACTCGGCGGCCCTCGTGAAGGCGGGCGTTACAATCGGGGACGCTGTCACGAGCTACAAATGCTCGGCACGGCTTGCGACCACCCGCTTCACCGCGCGCTCGATCGACGACCGGGCGGGCGACACCGCGATGCTGATCGCCCTCGAGTCGATCGAACGCGCGAAGCTCGATCACAAAGTGATCTTCGCCTGGTCAGTGCGCGAGGAGAGCGGCCTCGAGGGCGCGCGAGGTCTCGCAGCGGAGTTCGGACCAAGCGTGAGCCGCGTCTACGCGATCGATACCTTCGTCTCGAGCGATTCGCCGCTCGAGAGCTCGCGTTTTGCAGACGCGAAACTCGGCGAGGGCGCCGTGGCGCGAGCGCTGGACAACTCGAGCGTGACGCCCCCTGAGGAAGTCGACCGCATAACGAGACTGGCGCGCATCAACCGCATCCCATTGCAGGTTGGAACGACGAATGGCGGCAACGACGGCTCCGAGCTCGCACACTACGGCGCGCTCGATGATCCGCTGGGTTGGCCCTCACGATACAGCCACTCCCCTGCCGAGCTGCTCGACCTTCGCGACATTCATTCGCTCTCGCGAATAATCGCGGCGCTCGCGATGACTGGTGGAGGCGCCCGCTGA